In the genome of Elephas maximus indicus isolate mEleMax1 chromosome 6, mEleMax1 primary haplotype, whole genome shotgun sequence, one region contains:
- the LOC126078216 gene encoding 40S ribosomal protein S6-like has protein sequence MADTEHIKTTAELFRGAAEAIGCFTRKLNISFPATGCQKLIEVDDERKLRTFYEKRMTTEVAADSLGDEWKGCVVRISGGNDKQGFPMKQGVLTHGRVRLLLSKGHSCHRPRRTGERKRKSVRGCIVDANLSVLNLVIVKKREKDIPELTDTTVPRRLGPKRASRIRRLFNLSKEDDVRQYVVRKPLSKEGKKPRTKAPKIQRLVTPRVLQHKRRRIALKKQHTKKNKEEAAEYAKLLAKRMKEAKEKRQEQIAKRRRLSSLRASTSKSGSSQK, from the coding sequence AGCATATTAAAACTACAGCTGAGCTTTTTCGTGGCGCCGCGGAAGCGATCGGCTGCTTCACCAGGAAGCTGAACATCTCCTTCCCAGCCACTGGCTGCCAGAAACTCATCGAAGTGGACGATGAACGCAAACTTCGTACATTTTATGAGAAGAGAATGACCACAGAAGTTGCTGCTGACTCTCTGGGTGATGAATGGAAGGGATGTGTTGTCCGAATCAGTGGTGGGAATGACAAGCAAGGTTTTCCCATGAAGCAGGGTGTCTTGACCCACGGCCGCGTCCGCCTGCTACTGAGTAAGGGGCATTCCTGTCACAGACCAAGGAGAACTGGAGAAAGAAAGCGCAAATCTGTCCGGGGTTGCATTGTGGATGCCAATCTGAGTGTTCTCAACTTGGTTATTGTAAAAAAACGGGAGAAGGATATTCCGGAGTTGACTGATACTACTGTGCCCCGTCGCCTGGGGCCCAAAAGAGCTAGCAGAATCCGCAGACTTTTCAATCTCTCCAAAGAAGATGATGTCCGCCAGTATGTCGTGAGAAAGCCCTTGAGCAAAGAAGGCAAGAAACCCAGGACCAAAGCACCCAAGATTCAGCGTCTTGTTACTCCACGTGTCCTGCAACACAAGCGACGGCGTATTGCTCTGAAGAAGCAGCACACCAAGAAAAATAAGGAGGAGGCCGCGGAATATGCCAAGCTTCTGGCCAAGAGAATGAAGGAGGCCAAAGAAAAACGACAGGAGCAGATCGCTAAGAGACGGAGGCTGTCCTCTCTGAGAGCTTCTACCTCTAAGTCTGGATCCAGtcaaaaataa